A single genomic interval of Capricornis sumatraensis isolate serow.1 chromosome 11, serow.2, whole genome shotgun sequence harbors:
- the LOC138088427 gene encoding nucleophosmin-like isoform X2, with amino-acid sequence MEDSMDMDMSPLRPQNYLFAVEEDAESEEEEEEEVKLLSISGKRSAPGSGSKVPQKKVKLAADEDEDDDDDDDDDDEEDDDDDFDEEVEEKAPAKKVSKSKGQESFKKQEKTPKTPKGPSSIEDIKAKMQASIEKGGSLPKVEAKFINYVKNCFRMTDQEAIQDLWQWRKSL; translated from the exons ATGgaggattcaatggacatggacaTGAGCCCCTTGAGGCCCCAGAACTATCTTTTCG CTGTGGAGGAAGATGCAGAgtcagaagaagaggaggaggaggaggtgaaacTCCTAAGTATATCTGGAAAGCGTTCTGCCCCTGGAAGTGGTAGCAAGGTTCCCCAGAAAAAAGTAAAGCTTGCTGCTGAtgaagatgaagatgatgatgacgatgacgatgatgatgatgaagaagatgatgatgatgattttgaTGAGGAAGTTGAAGAAAAAGCTCCAGCAAAGAAAGTAAGTAA ATCGAAAGGTCAAGAATCcttcaagaaacaggaaaaaacacCTAAAACACCGAAAGGACCTAGCTCTATAGAAGACATTAAAGCAAAAATGCAAGCAAGTATAGAAAAAGGTGGTTCCCTTCCCAAAGTGGAAGCCAAGTTTATCAATTATGTGAAGAATTGTTTCCGGATGACTGACCAGGAGGCTATTCAAGATCTCTGGCAGTGGAGGAAGTCTCtttaa
- the LOC138088427 gene encoding nucleophosmin-like isoform X1, translating into MEDSMDMDMSPLRPQNYLFGCELKADRDYHFKVDNDENEHHLSLRTVSLGAGAKDELHIVEAEAMNYEGSPIKVTLATLKMSVQPTVSLGGFEITPPVVLRLKCGSGPVHISGQHLVAVEEDAESEEEEEEEVKLLSISGKRSAPGSGSKVPQKKVKLAADEDEDDDDDDDDDDEEDDDDDFDEEVEEKAPAKKVSKSKGQESFKKQEKTPKTPKGPSSIEDIKAKMQASIEKGGSLPKVEAKFINYVKNCFRMTDQEAIQDLWQWRKSL; encoded by the exons ATGgaggattcaatggacatggacaTGAGCCCCTTGAGGCCCCAGAACTATCTTTTCGGTTGTGAACTAAAGGCTGACAGAGATTATCACTTCAAGGTGGATAATGATGAAAATGAGCACCACTTATCTTTAAGAACGGTCAGTTTAGGGGCTGGAGCAAAGGATGAGTTACACATTGTTGAAGCAGAGGCGATGAATTATGAAGGCAGTCCAATTAAAGTAACACTGGCGACTTTGAAGATGTCTGTACAGCCAACGGTTTCTCTTGGGGGCTTTGAAATTACACCACCTGTGGTCTTACGGTTGAAGTGTGGTTCAGGGCCTGTGCATATCAGTGGACAGCACTTAGTAGCTGTGGAGGAAGATGCAGAgtcagaagaagaggaggaggaggaggtgaaacTCCTAAGTATATCTGGAAAGCGTTCTGCCCCTGGAAGTGGTAGCAAGGTTCCCCAGAAAAAAGTAAAGCTTGCTGCTGAtgaagatgaagatgatgatgacgatgacgatgatgatgatgaagaagatgatgatgatgattttgaTGAGGAAGTTGAAGAAAAAGCTCCAGCAAAGAAAGTAAGTAA ATCGAAAGGTCAAGAATCcttcaagaaacaggaaaaaacacCTAAAACACCGAAAGGACCTAGCTCTATAGAAGACATTAAAGCAAAAATGCAAGCAAGTATAGAAAAAGGTGGTTCCCTTCCCAAAGTGGAAGCCAAGTTTATCAATTATGTGAAGAATTGTTTCCGGATGACTGACCAGGAGGCTATTCAAGATCTCTGGCAGTGGAGGAAGTCTCtttaa